Genomic segment of Prochlorococcus marinus CUG1433:
CAGGATCTATATGAGTATTAGGTGCATCACCAAAAGCTGTTGACGCAGATGTGAATATTTTACTTTTCGTATTAAGCTGTACATGAGTTTCCAAACCAATCACAGCTTCCCAAGATTCCAAATTGTTCATTATCAAAAGTCTCTTTATTAATTTTATTGGATATAAAGGAAAAGAGGACCAAAAAACAAATAAAAATATTAATTCTTAAATGACACAAGAAACAAAAAATTCAATATTAATTATTGGCGGCGGACTTATAGGTTTATCTATTGCTTATGCATTTTCTAGAAATAACTTCAAAGTTTTAGTTTTAAGCAAAAACAGAAATGAATCAGCTGGATTTGTTGCTGCAGGAATGTTAGCTACTCATGCCGAAGGGCTCGAAAATGAATTACTAAAATTTGGCCAAGAAAGTCAAAGTCTAATTCCAAAGTGGATAAAAAATATTGAAAAAGATAGTAACATAAAATGCGGTTTAAAAAAATGTGGCATAGTAGTACCTTTTAAAAATAAAGAAGATCTTGAAAAGTTTCCCACTTATAACTATGGAAAATATTTAAATCACAAAGATCTTCAAACAGAAATTAATGGAATAAATTCTATTTGGAAGCATGGTTTACTTTTTGAACAAGATGGTCAAATAGATAACCGAAGAAGACTGATGCGTGCTCTTGAGAGAGCATGCTCCTTACATGGAGTTGAATTTCAAGAAGGATCAGAAGTAAAGGATTTGATATTAGAAAAAAACAAAATTACTGGTGCAAAAGTTTTATGTGCCACTGGGGAACTAAAAAAAATTACCTGCGAAAAAGCAATTATATGCAGTGGTGCTTGGAGTAAAAAAATTTTTAATAAGATTCCAGTCTTTCCTATGAAGGGACAAATGCTATCAATACAAGGTCCAACAAATTTCTTGAAAAGAGTTATTTTTGGTCCAAAAACTTATCTAGTTCCTCGTGATGATGGACTGATTATTGTTGGAGCGACTGTCGAAAAAGATGCAAAATTTAATAAGGGTAATACTCCTAATGGAATAAAACAACTAC
This window contains:
- the thiO gene encoding glycine oxidase ThiO, yielding MTQETKNSILIIGGGLIGLSIAYAFSRNNFKVLVLSKNRNESAGFVAAGMLATHAEGLENELLKFGQESQSLIPKWIKNIEKDSNIKCGLKKCGIVVPFKNKEDLEKFPTYNYGKYLNHKDLQTEINGINSIWKHGLLFEQDGQIDNRRRLMRALERACSLHGVEFQEGSEVKDLILEKNKITGAKVLCATGELKKITCEKAIICSGAWSKKIFNKIPVFPMKGQMLSIQGPTNFLKRVIFGPKTYLVPRDDGLIIVGATVEKDAKFNKGNTPNGIKQLQEGIHTLLPEAINWPQMEHWWGFRPCTPDLKPIIGKSKIENLFIATGHYRNGVLFSAITSDLLLKIVQNKSLKEIEKNFLEKFSLDRFEI